The following proteins come from a genomic window of Nicotiana tomentosiformis chromosome 12, ASM39032v3, whole genome shotgun sequence:
- the LOC138902497 gene encoding uncharacterized protein: MDEKDAEKTAFNTPWGIYCYKMMPSGLKNAGATYMRAMMTIFNDMIHKEIEVYMDDVIIKSKRSSDHIADLKTFFDRLQKYNLKLNPAKCAFGVPAGKLLGEDITVAYDGWRMIFDGATKFKGAGIEAILVSEIGQHYPISAKLRFSCTNNMEEYEACILGLRLAINMNVRELPVVGDSDLLVHQGMNVIGLIEPAASNGQRFILVAIDYFTKWVEVASYKVVTKKVVEDFVRDHIVCRFGVPESIITDNATNLNSDLMKIMCETFKIKHQNSTAYKLQMNGAVEAANKNIKKILRKMMDNYKQWHENLPFSLLGYHTTVRTSTGATPYLLVYGTEVVILAEVEISFFKDHTRGRAQ, encoded by the exons ATGGACGAGAAGGAcgccgaaaagacagcctttaaCACACCATGGGGGATATactgttacaaaatgatgccatctggtttaaagaatgctggggccacctacatgagggccatgatgacTATCTTCAAcgatatgatacacaaggaaatagaggtgtacatggatgatgttatcatcaaatccaaaaggagtTCAGACCACATAGCAGACCTGAAAACGTTTTTCGACCGActtcaaaaatataatttgaagttgaaccccgcaaaatgtgccttcggagtccctgctggaaagctTCTAG gagaagatattacCGTAGCATATGACGGTTGGAGGATGATCTTCGATGGAGCAACAAAATTCAAGGGAGCGGGTATCGAAGCTATTTTAGTGTCAGAAATCGGTCAACATTACCCTATATCAGCAAAACTCAGGTTctcgtgcaccaacaatatggaagaatatgaggcatgcatcttgggactcaggttggccatcAACATGAATGTTCGGGAATTGCCGGTAGTCGGAGATTCAGATCTGTTAGTACACCAG GGCATGAATGTCATCGGACTAAttgaacccgctgcttcaaacgggcagaggttcattttggtggctatagactacttcacaaaatgggttgaagtcgcGTCCTATAAAGTTGTGACTAAGAAGGTGGTAGAAGATTTTGTACGGGATCacattgtttgtcgatttggagtgcctgagtcaatcattactgacaatgccaccaatctcaacagtgacctgATGAAAattatgtgtgaaacattcaagatcaagcatcagaATTCTACAGCATACAAGCTGCAGATGAATGGAGCTGTAgaggccgccaacaagaacatcaagaagatattgaggaaaatgatgGATAACTACAAACAATGGCATGAGAATCTACCGTTTTCTTTACTCGGATACCACACCACAGTTcgtacatcaactggggcaaccccCTATCTACTGGTCTATGGTACCGAAGTCGTTATCCTTGCCGAAGTGGAGATTTCTTTCTTTAAGGATCATACAAGAGGCCGAGCTCAGTGA